The following proteins are encoded in a genomic region of Pyrus communis chromosome 11, drPyrComm1.1, whole genome shotgun sequence:
- the LOC137749232 gene encoding protein ASYMMETRIC LEAVES 2-like codes for MASLSTNSPCAACKFLRRKCQAECVFAPYFPPDQPHKFANVHKVFGASNVTKLLNELHPHQREDAVNSLAYEADMRLRDPVYGCVGVISLLQNQLRQLQMDLTFAKSELSKYQNLQGLTASHGLIAAAAAAAATTTAATHTHSNNNNNNNNHDHHLHLQSSSLNNLGMGINLNSGGGGRDQFFPRDRDHHSYHQQQMMIRSFDGGNNYDASLLAMNAAAGGIYGQLSQQFQQTRAAAGDDRRTIDPS; via the coding sequence ATGGCATCGTTGTCGACGAATTCGCCATGCGCGGCGTGTAAGTTCCTGCGACGCAAGTGCCAGGCAGAGTGCGTATTTGCGCCATACTTCCCACCGGACCAGCCGCATAAGTTTGCTAATGTTCACAAAGTTTTTGGGGCCAGCAACGTCACTAAACTGCTCAATGAGTTGCACCCACACCAGCGTGAGGACGCCGTCAACTCGCTCGCCTACGAGGCCGATATGCGCCTCCGCGATCCCGTCTACGGCTGCGTTGGAGTCATCTCTCTCCTCCAAAACCAACTCCGCCAACTTCAGATGGATCTGACCTTTGCTAAATCCGAACTCTCCAAATATCAAAATCTGCAGGGTCTCACTGCCAGTCACGGACTCATAGCCGCCGCCGCTGCTGCCGCCGCAACTACCACTGCTGCTACCCACACCCACAGtaacaataacaataataataacaatcacGACCATCATCTACATTTACAGTCCTCTTCACTCAACAACTTGGGGATGGGGATCAATCTCAATTCAGGCGGAGGAGGCCGAGACCAGTTTTTTCCCAGAGATCGAGATCATCATTCCTATCATCAGCAACAGATGATGATTAGGAGCTTTGATGGCGGAAACAACTACGATGCAAGCCTTCTTGCCATGAACGCTGCTGCAGGGGGCATTTATGGCCAACTCAGTCAACAGTTCCAGCAAACTAGGGCTGCTGCTGGTGACGACCGCCGAACCATTGATCCTTCTTAA
- the LOC137708899 gene encoding uncharacterized protein, with amino-acid sequence MSNLEKLGFSALKVYERNYLKWVQDVKLHLTAKGIRAIIETPIVDKPVDEAQKDIAMIFIRKHIHDALQTEYLAEVDPRTLWLALANRFNDQKDIYLPETRHDWQHLRFQDFKFMNEYNSEVCRIRSLLKFCKVELTESDILEKTYSTFHVTNIVLQQQYRAHKFTKFSDLISVLLIAEKQN; translated from the coding sequence ATGTCAAACTTGGAAAAACTGGGTTTCTCCGCTCTAAAAGTCTATGAAAGAAACTAtctgaagtgggttcaagacgtgaagctccatTTGACTGCAAAGGGTATTAGAGCCATCATCGAGACACCTATCGTCGACAAACCTGTTGACGAAGCTCAGAAGGATATTGCAATGATCTTTATTCGaaaacacatccatgatgcactgcagacGGAGTATCTCGCTGAGGTGGACCCACGCACCCTCTGGCTTGCTCTGGCCAACCGTTTCAATGACCAGAAAGACATATACTTACCTGAAACAAGACACGACTGGCAGCATCTTCGCTTCCAGGACTTTAAGTtcatgaatgaatacaactctgaagtttgtagaatccgttCATTGTTGAAATTCTGCAAAGTGGAACTAACCGAATCAGATATCCTAGAGAAGACCTATTCAACCTTCCATgtcaccaatattgtcctgcaacaacaatatagggcacataaattcaccaagttttcggatttgatctctgttttacttatagctgaaaagcagaactag
- the LOC137708900 gene encoding uncharacterized protein, translated as MNSNSKPNGASLRGGSRRRVPGMPLINGGRKDDRYHDQDLILFQELQKREKERNIVSLLQPVSDEFEPNGGNCNTEAVEPRNGRPISPKPKPKIPVRRSVTPSQRRSSCSSTGTSVLSKAQTKNRTTPVAVDPRLNQKPATNINIIRSSASVDTRAKGSANYNVVGETSAPVDFLSSSDMAMGLGGVLKMEYSKTKPTGSATTTTTSSRGASAASPDHLIVDGFSNEKPANVRTEQRSTSPKRGGRGRTSTTPTHLIQSKAAAPATASKPIRRQSCSPSVSRGRKVLEATIQVQDITTMKIHSSLNNTPSLKGRIQTGNNGTQVLGSRMVQRVMNARKEVTHHEEIKDHKKPNPRFLINENSGFGRMHGTHA; from the exons ATGAATTCGAATTCTAAACCGAATGGCGCAAGCTTAAGGGGTGGTAGCAGGAGGAGAGTTCCCGGGATGCCTTTGATCAACGGAGGACGGAAGGATGACAGATATCATGATCAAGATCTTATTCTGTTCCAGGAGTTGCAAAAGCGCGAAAAAGAACGCAATATCGTCAGCCTCCTCCAACCTGTTTCTGACGAGTTTGAGCCAAATG GTGGCAATTGCAACACAGAGGCAGTTGAACCAAGAAATGGGAGGCCAATAtctccaaaaccaaaaccgaaaatCCCGGTAAGGAGAAGTGTCACCCCGAGTCAAAGACGAAGCAGCTGCAGTAGCACAGGCACAAGTGTATTATCCAAGGCCCAAACAAAAAACAGAACGACACCAGTCGCAGTTGATCCTCGCCTGAACCAGAAACCAGCAAcgaatattaatattattaggtCATCAGCATCCGTTGACACAAGAGCAAAAGGATCAGCAAATTATAACGTGGTCGGTGAAACATCAGCTCCAGTAGATTTCTTATCCTCCTCGGACATGGCAATGGGATTGGGAGGAGTGTTGAAGATGGAATATTCGAAAACAAAGCCAACGGGGTCAGCAACAACTACTACTACTAGTAGTAGAGGTGCCTCTGCTGCCTCCCCTGATCATCTAATTGTAGATGGATTTTCTAACGAGAAACCAGCTAATGTGAGGACAGAACAACGCTCGACTTCTCCTAAGCGAGGAGGACGAGGTAGAACTAGTACGACCCCGACTCACCTGATACAGTCTAAAGCAGCTGCACCAGCAACCGCTTCAAAACCAATAAGGAGGCAGTCATGCTCACCAAGCGTCTCTAGGGGTCGGAAAGTACTGGAAGCCACGATCCAGGTGCAGGACATTACTACTATGAAAATTCACAGCAGCTTGAATAATACTCCAAGTTTAAAAGGAAGAATTCAAACAGGAAACAATGGAACCCAAGTTCTGGGAAGCAGAATGGTGCAGAGAGTGATGAATGCTAGAAAAGAAGTTACTCATCATGAAGAAATAAAAGATCATAAAAAACCAAATCCGCGGTTTCTGATTAATGAAAACTCTGGGTTTGGAAGAATGCACGGTACTCATGCCTAG